In one window of Streptomyces sp. NBC_00193 DNA:
- a CDS encoding transketolase family protein: MDTMRERFISVTSRALDEDPRLAVVLAEITMDGFRPAQDRHPDRVINVGIREQLLVGVGGGLALTGLRPVVHTFASFLVERPFEQVKLDFGHQGTGGVLVSASASYDWPAGGFTHMAPGDVALLDTLDGWTVHVPGHPDEAEALLRHAYAAGEDKVYVRLSAQSNTAARPVAGLGFQTVREGRAGVVVAVGPLLDNVLAATEGTDLSVLYAPTVRPFDDAALRAAVGHGPADVVLVEPYLAGTSTAAATQALEAVPHRVLGLGVGRAELRRYGTIDEHTAAHGLDPAALRARIDAFTRR, encoded by the coding sequence ATGGACACCATGCGCGAACGGTTCATCTCGGTCACATCGCGTGCGCTCGACGAGGATCCCCGGCTGGCCGTCGTGCTGGCCGAGATCACCATGGACGGCTTCCGGCCCGCCCAGGACCGCCATCCCGACCGGGTGATCAACGTGGGCATCCGCGAGCAGCTGCTGGTCGGCGTGGGCGGCGGCCTGGCCCTCACGGGGCTGCGTCCCGTGGTGCACACCTTCGCCAGCTTCCTCGTGGAGCGGCCCTTCGAGCAGGTCAAGCTCGACTTCGGGCACCAGGGCACGGGCGGGGTGCTCGTCAGCGCGAGCGCGAGCTACGACTGGCCGGCCGGCGGGTTCACCCACATGGCGCCGGGCGACGTGGCCCTGCTGGACACCCTGGACGGCTGGACCGTGCACGTCCCGGGCCACCCGGACGAGGCCGAGGCGCTGCTGCGCCACGCCTACGCCGCCGGGGAGGACAAGGTCTACGTCCGGCTCTCCGCGCAGTCGAACACGGCGGCCCGCCCCGTGGCGGGCCTGGGCTTCCAGACCGTACGGGAGGGCCGTGCAGGCGTCGTCGTCGCCGTCGGGCCCCTGCTCGACAACGTCCTCGCCGCGACCGAGGGCACGGACCTGAGCGTGCTGTACGCGCCGACCGTACGGCCCTTCGACGACGCGGCGCTGCGTGCCGCCGTCGGGCACGGCCCGGCCGACGTGGTGCTGGTCGAGCCCTATCTCGCCGGGACCTCCACGGCTGCCGCGACCCAGGCGCTCGAAGCGGTCCCCCACCGGGTGCTCGGCCTCGGGGTCGGCCGGGCCGAGCTGCGCCGCTACGGCACGATCGACGAGCACACGGCGGCCCACGGCCTCGACCCCGCCGCGCTGCGCGCGCGGATCGATGCCTTCACCCGGCGGTGA
- a CDS encoding MmcQ/YjbR family DNA-binding protein — protein sequence MAMTAEDVRKIALSLPGSSEKLAWGMPTFRVGGADGKGGKIFAALADDDTSIGVKCPREDREELIAAEPEKFFIRPGHDDNYAWLRVRLAAVEDAAELRSILTDSWRQAAPKRLAAAHPELDRPGPKGPVTAG from the coding sequence ATGGCCATGACGGCGGAGGACGTCCGGAAGATCGCGCTGTCGCTCCCGGGCAGCAGCGAGAAGCTCGCCTGGGGCATGCCCACCTTCAGGGTGGGCGGAGCCGACGGCAAGGGCGGGAAGATCTTCGCCGCACTTGCCGACGACGACACCTCGATCGGGGTGAAGTGCCCCCGGGAGGACCGCGAGGAGCTGATCGCGGCGGAGCCGGAGAAGTTCTTCATACGGCCCGGCCACGACGACAACTACGCGTGGCTCCGGGTCCGGCTGGCAGCGGTGGAGGACGCGGCGGAGCTGCGCTCGATCCTGACCGACTCCTGGCGCCAGGCCGCCCCCAAGCGCCTGGCGGCGGCCCATCCGGAACTGGACCGCCCCGGGCCGAAGGGGCCCGTCACCGCCGGGTGA
- a CDS encoding GAF domain-containing protein, whose translation MTYYESTGHLLLTPVDREAPARVLRLRELGLGERVDGELDAFARRVSDELGAPYAGINFISEERQFFAGLHHAPDAPASGYPARTLPRDHGYCPHVVVRRRALVLEDVRDFARFAGNAVVDESGVRSYAGAPLTDRRGIVLGTVCAVDVVPRRWGLAGLAAVKALAAELVELVHDREDLAARG comes from the coding sequence ATGACGTACTACGAATCGACCGGACACCTGCTGCTCACACCGGTGGACCGGGAGGCGCCCGCACGTGTGCTGAGGCTGCGTGAACTGGGCCTGGGGGAGCGGGTGGACGGGGAGCTGGACGCGTTCGCGCGGCGGGTCTCGGACGAGCTCGGGGCGCCGTACGCCGGCATCAATTTCATCAGCGAGGAACGGCAGTTCTTCGCCGGCCTGCACCATGCGCCCGACGCACCGGCGAGCGGCTATCCGGCGCGGACGCTTCCCCGGGACCACGGCTACTGCCCCCACGTGGTGGTCCGGCGGCGCGCGCTGGTGCTGGAGGACGTACGGGACTTCGCGCGCTTCGCGGGCAACGCCGTCGTGGACGAGAGCGGGGTGCGGTCCTACGCGGGCGCGCCGCTGACCGACCGGCGCGGGATCGTGCTGGGGACGGTGTGCGCGGTGGACGTGGTGCCGAGGCGGTGGGGACTGGCGGGGCTCGCTGCGGTGAAGGCGCTGGCGGCGGAGCTGGTGGAGCTGGTGCACGACCGGGAGGACCTCGCGGCCCGGGGGTGA
- a CDS encoding ATP/GTP-binding protein, with translation MACANGSEPAVRGSSATLKVLVAGGFGAGKTTFVGAVSEIEPLSTEELLSGLSEAADPLDGVEAKTTTTVALDFGRITLDERHVLYLFGTPGQQRFWFLWEELCAGALGAVVLADTRRLADCFPAVDFFERRGIGFVVAVNEFAGGHRYAPDEVRDAMGLGPEVPVVRCDARLPSSGTGVLASLVQHLIHPKSMPSMRSARRAE, from the coding sequence ATGGCCTGCGCAAACGGCTCTGAGCCGGCCGTCCGCGGATCCTCCGCGACCTTGAAGGTCCTGGTCGCGGGCGGGTTCGGGGCGGGCAAGACCACCTTCGTGGGCGCGGTGAGCGAGATCGAGCCGCTGAGCACTGAGGAGCTGCTGAGCGGGCTGAGCGAGGCCGCCGACCCGCTCGACGGGGTAGAGGCGAAGACGACCACGACCGTGGCGCTGGACTTCGGCCGGATCACCCTGGACGAGCGGCACGTGCTCTACCTCTTCGGCACCCCCGGCCAGCAGCGCTTCTGGTTCCTCTGGGAGGAGCTGTGCGCGGGCGCGCTGGGGGCGGTGGTGCTCGCCGACACGCGCCGCCTCGCCGACTGCTTCCCCGCCGTGGACTTCTTCGAGCGGCGGGGGATCGGCTTCGTCGTCGCCGTCAACGAGTTCGCCGGCGGGCACCGCTACGCCCCCGACGAGGTCCGGGACGCCATGGGGCTCGGCCCGGAGGTGCCCGTCGTGCGCTGCGACGCACGCCTGCCGAGTTCCGGAACGGGGGTGCTGGCATCCCTGGTCCAGCACTTGATCCATCCGAAGTCGATGCCGTCCATGAGGTCCGCGCGGCGCGCGGAGTGA